In Mercurialis annua linkage group LG5, ddMerAnnu1.2, whole genome shotgun sequence, a single genomic region encodes these proteins:
- the LOC130015566 gene encoding uncharacterized protein LOC130015566, with protein MTLPIIISNNLSETQEARVVKVVKQHILAIGWQISDIRGISPSVVMHKIHLENESRASAQRQRRLNPNMKEVVHKEIVKLLDAGIIYPISDSAWVSPIQCVPKKGGMTVIENEKGEQISTRTVTGWRVCIDYRKLNTETRKDHFPLPFIDQMLERVAGHAYYCFLDGYSGYNQILIFPDDQEKTTFTCPYGTFAYRRMPFGLCNAPATFQRCMTSIFADMIEDIMEVFMDDFSVFGDSFEICLNNLERVLARCEETNLVLNWEKCHFMVEEGIVLGHKISKDGIEVDRAKTEIIEKLPPPTTVKGVRAFLGHAGFYRRFIKNFSSIARPLTNLLVKDIPYEFTNDCLDAFARLKEALISAPIISSPDWTLPFELMCDASDIALGCVLGQRREKKLHVIYYASRTLAEFDIEIRDKKGTENVVADHLSRLEIPEPIISGVEINETFPDEMLMVLSEVETPWYADIANYLSSEIMPPDLTYHQRKKFLSDAKRFLWEEPYLFKVCGDGILRRCVPLQEMMPILSQCHSSDYAGHYGTSRTAARVLECGFFWPTLFRDAKDFVSHCDRCQRVGNISKRDEMPLTNIQEVELFDVWGIDFMGPFPMSFGKQYILLNFDLKAAGEKRMLQLNELDEFRLNAYENAKLYKEKTKRWHDAHIVPKTFVEGSFVLLYNSRLKLFPGKLKSRWSGPFKIRTVASHGALELENSSGIYKISGGFRS; from the exons ATGACTCTTCCCATCATCATCTCGAACAACTTGTCGGAAACACAAGAAGCGAGAGTTGTCAAAGTggtgaagcaacatatattggcgATCGGTTGGCAAATTTCGGACATCCGAGGAATTAGTCCCTCGGTGGTCATGCACAAGATCCACCTAGAAAACGAGTCAAGAGCATCGGCTCAAAGACAACGGCGtttgaatccaaatatgaaggaggtcgTGCACAAGGAGATAGTAAAACTTCTCGACGCCGGAATTATATACCCCATATCCGATAGTGCGTGGGTTAGTCCCATCCAATGTGTTCCAAAGAAAGGGGGGATGACGGTGATTGAGAACGAGAAGGGTGAGCAAATTTCCACTAGGACGGTAACGGGATGGCGTGTTTGTATTGACTACCGCAAGTTGAATACGGAGACGAGGAAGGACCATTTTCcgttaccatttatcgatcaaatgttggagcgggtagcgggccacgcttattattgttttctcgatggatattccgggtacaatcaaattcttatcttcccggatgaccaagagaaaacaactttCACATGTCCTTATGGAACGTTTGCTTATCGGAGGATGCCGTTTGGTCTTTGTAATGCACCGGCAACATTTCAACGATGTATGACTTCCATCTTcgccgatatgattgaagatattatggaagtcttcatggatgatttttcggtattcggggactcttttgagatatgcttaaataatcttgaacgagtgttggcccggtgtgaggagaccaatctagtcttgaattgggagaagtgccatttcatggtagagGAAGGAATTGTCTTGGGACATAAAATCTCCAAGGACGGCATTGAAGTAGATAGAGCAAAAACGGAAATCATCGAGAAATTACCACCACCAACTACCGTAAAGGGAGTTCGTGCCTTCTTAGGGCACGCCGGGTTTTATCGACGATTCATCAAAAATTTCTCTTCCATTGCTCGTCCTTTAACTAATTTACTTGTTAAAGATATTCCTTATGAATTTACTAATGATTGCCTTGATGCTTTTGCTAGGTTGAAAGAAGCCCTCATCTCGGCCCCAATTATTTCATCACCCGATTGGACTCTTCCTTTCGAACTCATGTGTGATGCAAGTGATATAGCACTCGGGTGCGTATTGGGGCAACGGAGGGAGAAAAAGCTTCACGTGATATACTATGCGAGCCGAACATTGGCGG agtttgacatcgaAATTCGCGACAAGAAAGGAACGGAGAACGTCGTCGCCGATCACTTGTCAAGGTTAGAGATTCCGGAACCAATTATAAGTGgcgtagagattaatgaaacgtTTCCGGATGAGATGTTGATGGTACTTTCGGAAGTGGAAACGCCGTGGTATGCGGATATCGCAAACTATCTATCTTCCGAAATAATGCCACCGGATTTGACTTACcaccaaaggaagaagttcttgaGCGATGCTAAACGGTTTCTATGGGAGGAACCGTACCTCTTCAAGGTGTGTGGAGATGGGATTTTGAGGAGATGTGTACCACTACAAGAGATGATGCCTATACTTAGTCAATGCCATTCTTCGGACTATGCGGGCCATTATGGTACATCAAGGACCGCGGCTCGTGTGCTAGAGTgcggattcttttggcctacgctATTTCGTGATGCGAAAGACTTTGTTAGTCATTGCGATCGATGCCAAAGAGTGGGGAACATATCGAAGAGAGATGAAATGCCGCTTACCAACATTCAAGAGGTGGAACTTTTTGATGTGTGGGGAATAGACTTCATGGGTCCTTTTCCTATGTCGTTTGGAAAGCAATACATATTG ctcaattttGACCTTAAAGCGGCGGGGGAGAAACGTATGCTTCAACTCAATGAGTTGGACGAATTTCGGTTAAATGCCTATGAAAACGCCAAGCTTTACAAAGAGAAGACGAAACGATGGCATGACGCTCATATCGTGCCTAAAACGTTTGTGGAGGGCTCTTTTGTCTTGCTCTACAACTCGCGCCTCAAATTATTTCCCGGGAAATTAAAATCCCGTTGGAGCGGTCCTTTCAAGATTCGAACGGTGGCAAGTCATGGAGCtttggaattggagaattctagtg GTATATACAAGATTTCAGGAGGTTTCCGTTCGTGA